CGTCTCCGTGTATTAAgggtaaagaaattaaaattttattatatgctGATGATGTGGTTCTAACATCGAACACAGTTGGGGGTATGAGAAGGAGCTTGATGGGACTAGAACGTTATTGTGATAAATGGAAGATCAAGGTAAATGTGtccaaaactaaaattatgAGGGTGGTTAATGGGCGTAAATTAAGTAAGAATGAGTCATTTAAATACAAGGATTCCGTAATTGAAAATGTAAACTGCTTTCAATACTTGGGCATAACTTTATCCAATAATGGAAGATGGAATGATCACATAGAGCGAGTTTGCGATAAAGCGAAGAAAGTTTTAATGAGTATTCGTAGATACGTTTATGAATATGATAATTTTCCTATACGTGTAACTACTAAACTATGCAACGCTTTGGTATTACCAGTTTTAACGTATGGCAGTGAAATATGGACTCTAAATAGTAGCAATACCAAAAATCACTTCAAATCTATAAACACGGTCATGCATAATTTCCTTAAAGAAATACTATGTGTACCAAGATCCATTCCTAATTCTGCAATCAATCTTGAGCTAGGAACCAGAAGCGTCGAATATCATTGTCTACAGAAAGCCATCAATTACCATAATCGGGTTATTAATAGTACCAAAGGGCTACAACTAATTTGTTTGAGTGAGGGAATGACAATAAGTTTTAATGAACTACTTAATCAAAGACAATTATCTAGCATTGattataaatctaataaaatattcgtTAAAGCAAAAATTCAAGAGCTTGCAATAAAGGtatttttgaaagatattgCCGAGAAAGAGAGCTTGAATTTTTATGCGACACTAAACCATTATAAACAAGGTGCTAGATATTTGTATGATTGTGATAGGAATGAGAGATatctttttgcaaattttcgtatGTATCGTTTCAACTGGGATAGTATGAAAGTTGATGGCGTGAGAATATGTGTATTGTGTGATCAAACTGAAAGCATAAAGCATTTGATAGAAGACTGTCCGGGAACCTCTGGTGCTGAAAGAGATGCTGTGAACAGATTGCAACTTAACAGTGCACAAGATATCTTAGGGATATCTGATAGTTTAATAATACCAccggttgtaaaatatttaaaatttatccataaaaaaagaaaattatatttgaattaaatccGCCCATGTTTCCCCAATAgaatactcttttttttttctttttttttttctgcaacatataattttgtctttagaatctatttatttatattttttcaagcttagttaaactatttcatttttttatgcaGAGTGgcttatgtttatttatttattcatttaattttgtcttgttaaaattgtaacttattatgcctttatgtaaatgtaatataattgatttatgtcaataaatatttaataataataatataaacgggCTGAACATGCGGAAAATTCATTAGCGCATTAACTCAGGCGGaaagatgaaatttataaacGGGCTGAACATGCGGAAAATTCATTAGCGCATAAACTCAGGCGGgaagatgaaatttataaacGGGCTGAACAGGTGGAAAATTCATTAGCGCATAAACTCAAGCGGGagggtaaaatttataaacgggCTGAACAGTGGAAAATTCATTAGAGCATAAACTCAAGCGGgaggataaaatttataaatgggCTGAACAGGTGGAAAATTCATTAGCGCATAAACTCAGGCGGGAGGATGAAATTTATAAACGGGCTGAACAGGCGGAAAATTCATTATCGCATAAACTCAAGCGGGAGGATGAAATTTATAAACGGGCTGAATAGGGTGGAAAATTCATTAGAGCATAAAGTCAGGCGGgaagatgaaatttataaacGGGCCTAACAGGCGGAAAATTCATTAGCGCATAAACTCAAGCGGGAGGATAAAAGTAATAAACGGGCTGAACAGGTGGAAAATTCATTAGCGCATAAACTCAGGCGGgaagatgaaatttataaacGGGCTGAACAGGGTGGAAAATTCATTAGCGCATAAACTCAGGCGGgaagatgaaatttataaacGGGCCTAACAGGTGGAAAATTCATTAGCGCATAAACTCAAGCGGgaggataaaatttataaacgggTTGAACAGGTGGAAAATTCATTAGAGCATAAACTCAAGCGGGAGGATAAAAGTAATAAACGGGCTGAACAGGCGGAAAATTCATTAGCGCATAAACTCAAGCGGgaggataaaatttataaacgggCTGAACATGCGGAAAATTCATTAGCGCATAAACTCAAGCGGGAGGATAAAAGTAATAAACGGGCTGAACAGGTGGAAAATTCATTAGCGCATAAACTCAGGCGGgaagatgaaatttataaacGGGATGAACATGCGGAAAATTCATTAGCGCATAAACTCAGGCGGGAGGATGAAATTTATAAACGGGCTGAACAGGCGGAAAATTCATTATCGCATAAACTCAAGCGGgaggataaaatttataaacgggCTGAACAGGTGGAAAATTCATTAGCTCATAAACTCAAGCGagaggataaaatttataaactgacTGAacaatcgataaataaatttgatcgaGCTTTGACTAGGAACGATGATGACTATAGGCAAACGGAGCAACTAGCGAATACTGAAGCTCACAGGGAACAACGACAAATGACCTTTGAGCAgcaaactttaaataaattattttcagaaagtCGAGTTATTAATTATCGTTCTGAGCCGGCAAATAGATTAACGGAAAGTTCCAATCAAAATGTTAGAAATCAATTACGAAATGAACAAATGGATGATGTGGAACAAGAAAATTTCTTAGAACATGAACGTAGAAGAAACTTTCTCaaaacattagaaaattatGACTCCATTGTAAAAGAGGGCCCTACTGAGATATGTAACAGTTGCGGTGGATTATGGTTTCCGAATCAAGTTAAATCATtagataaacttaaaataattgagaaattttCTCAGTTGTTTGcccaaaaagttttctttttagcCGTATAAAGCCTGAGTTATTAAACGGTAGTTGTGCTAAATTCTGCTCGAATTGTCGTCAGTTAATTTTAAAAGGGCGAATTCCGcctatttgttttataataatcttCACTTTCCTGACATTCCTCAATGTCTTGAAGATTTAACATGTTTAGAACAGAGGCTTCTAGCTCCACGAATTCTTTTTATGCAGATTAGAACTTTGGGCTATGACAGGCAATGTGGTCTACGAGATGCAGTAGTAAATGTACCTATTGATAGCACTGTAGCAGTTCTTCCCAGAACATTTGATCAAAGTCATGTCATCCAAGTACATTTGAGACGCCGTCTTAGATACAGTTATGATTTCATGACTGATCTATTCGGCCTGGACGAGTTTTAGAAGCTGCTCGCTATTTAATTCAACAACCTTTGTATGTTGAGGATGGTGTAACTTTGTCAAATAACTGGTTAGaaaatttaacgtcaaataGTCTGTCTGTTCCATTTATTGTTTCGCCTGAAGATGAAAGTATAATCAATGCTTTACGTGATCTCGAAAACCAAATCTTGATCCTGAAGCTGAATTATTGAAAGTCGATGAAACGGATGCTTTCCATCCTGATAATTTAAACCCAGGTGGACAAGAAACTCTTTTAGACAATGAATTTGTAGAAAACATAGTCTTGGCCCCTGGTGAAGGTCGTCGACCTTGTGATATGATATTCGATTCCCACTCAGAAGAGCTGTCTTTCCCCAGTATCTATTGTGGTATTCCAAGAAATCCATCTGTTCCATTGACGTATTCAAAAATTGCCCGATCAGAAATAAGACGATTCGACAGGCGGTGTGCcactacagaaaaattttttatacttataaaaaatatgaactcAATAACATTAGAAATGcaatttctatttgtttaagAAAGAAAATGAGTGGAAATGTACGTCATACAGCTGGAAATTTATTAAACGAGAATTACGTAAATGAGCTAATACAAAAAGAAGATGCATTTCATATTTTGCAAGGGTTAGGATCTGCCCCAGCACACTGGGAGGctgaaaaaaaaaggttttaggCATGATTCGTCAATTGGgtataccaaaactttttttataatactttcaGCTGCCGAAACCAAATGGGTTGAGCTGTTAGTGATTTTAAGTAAAGTTGTTGATAATGTTGTCGTGACCGAACACGAAGCtgaaaattttgagtttaaGCATAAATCGCGTCTCATTCGTGCAGATCCAGCTACGTGCGCACGTTATTTCGATTATCGTTTTcgaacaatatttaaattattcaaaaattcatcaggaatttttggacaaaattttgtaaaacattacTATTATAGAATTGAATTTCAGCAACGTGGCTCGGCTCACGTCCATGGACTGTATTGGCTTAATGAAGCACCTAAACTCAACCTCGAAGATCcagaaagtaaaaataatgtaGAAAATTTCATTGACAAATATATTACAACAGATAGTGAAAGTGTATCCGAAAGTGGTCTAATTAATTATGAAAGACATTCCCATACTCGGTCGTGTCGCAGGGAATAGAAGCGTCAAAAATATTGCCGTTTTGGAATACCGCATCCACCTTTGGataaaacttgtattttaaCACCATTAACGGAAAATGAAAAGAACGAGATACACTGCACTAATTATAATAGCATTAGGAACTTCTTGGAAACGGTAGAGTTGAGCGAaaataaagatgaaaatttatCCTTTGAGCAATTTCTTGAACAAATTGAACTCTCTCGAGATTCGTATTTGTTAGCTCTTAGAtccaatttaaagaaaaatgcgGTATTCATGAAAAAGACTATGtcagatatatttataaatacttttaattccGATATATTACGTCTACATAGAGCGAATATTGACGTCGAGTATGTCTTGGATCCATATGCGTGTTGTAGTTACatagttaattatattaacaaatCCAGCCGTGGGATTTCTAAAATAATGAATGACGCAttggaagaaataaaaaaaggaaatttatcaGTTAAGCAAAAGTTGCAACATTTAGGAAATAAATTCATTCACGGCTCAGAACTTTCAGCTCAAGAAGCTGTTTATAATATCTTGGGTATGCATCTTTCTGAATGCAGTGAATCGGTCATTTTCATCAATACCTCACGTCCAAATGAACGTGTTCGTATGGTCAAACCACGTAAATGCTTAGAAGAAAATGTATTGGATCGGTATGTACTGCGGCCAGATAGCTTAGAAGAACTCTGTTTGGCAGATTTTATTGCCCTTTATAACTTCCAAAAAAAAGAATCGAGGAACTGACAACTCCGATAACGAACTTGACCAAGACCACGATATCGAGCCCACTACTGCCGTTAGGTTGCCTTTAAAAGATGGTAgtggtttcattaaaaaaaaaaagagttagaTGAAGCATTACGTGACGCATACGATCATCAAAATTTGGTACCTGAAGAACCTGATGAAAATGTTGAtcttgataatgaatttttaccGTTTGCAGTTTCTGAAATTGAAAGCGATACAAACATTATTCGGATAGTTAAACCCGATGATAATGACAATGGCTCTGGTGTTATTAAATTACCACCAGTTATCTCGGAAAACTTTTTGTATGAGTTGGTCTGTTCGTTAAATGTTAAACAGCAATTATATTTCACGCATGTTTTACACAACATTAATTCGAAAACCGTGTTCTATGAATTTGTGAGGTCAAGCTGGTGTGGGTAAAAGCAGATTAATTTCTGTTATTTATCAAGCATTGACATACAGGTTCAATTCTGTTCCTGGTAGTGACCCCAATTccattaaaattcttttaagtgCACCAACTGGTCGAGCTGCTTTTGCCATTGGCGGTTCGACTTGacattctttgttttcactACCAGTCTTCGATTGAAATGCGACCCCTTAGCAACGACACagaaaattcacttttttctaAATTGATTAATCttcgtttattaataattgacgAAATCTCCATGGTAGGTACTAAAATGTTACTTAGTTTAGATTCCCGTTTaaagcaaattttcaaaagtaatttaCCTTTCGGAGGAATTTCAGTGTTGGTTTTAGGAGATTTACGACAACTGCCTCCTGTTGGCGATAAATTTGTCTTTTGTCCGGCTGTCAATGATccttattcaaatataattggtGCACATTTGTGGAATCATTTTAAGTACTTCGAACTAACCGAAATAATGCGTCAAAGAGATGACAAGGTATTTGCTATTGCTTTGAATAACTTGGGTTCAGGAACTCTCACGGACTTAGATATTGGCCTGTTCACTAAACGCATTTGTAATGCCCAAGATGTTCCACAAGATGCTATCCATTTGTTTGCCACTAACGCAGAAGTTAATTCATATAATGACTTTAAATTGGATCAGATCAATACCAAAACGTGTATTGTGACTGCTACTGATAGAATTAAAGGTTCACTATCTGAGCAAGCTaaagttaatttattgaatGCCGTTAAAGATCTTAAAACCTCTCAAACAGGAGGTTTAGCTATATCGGTGAAATTGAAAATCAGTGAGAAATTTATGATATGCATTAAGGTCGATGTAGCTGATGGACTAACAAATGGAGCATGTTGTCAGTTAGCCCACATAGATTATGGTCTTTTAggtaatttcaatataaaacgaaCGATCAAGTTTCTATAGAAAGAAGACAGTTCCTTGTAGTACCTGCTGAAGGTATTACAATACATAAGAGTCAAGGTGCTACATATTCTAAAGTAGCCGTTCATTTAAAGAACAGAATGACTCGAGCATCTCTTTATGTAGCATGTAGTCGAGCCACGTCTGCtagtggtttatttttaattggtcaATTTATTTCGCCCAGTCCGTTGTCTGATTTCGATTCAGTGGCTAAAGAACTTTCCGATTTACGCCAAGATAAGGCTTTGATAccttttttctcttttatgaataacaataatttgaatcaaactcaaattatttatcataatgtTCAAAGTTTGTTTAAACATTTGGACAATGTAAAAGCGgacaaatcaattttaaattccgatattttactttttgtagAAACTTGGGCACTCGTTGGAGAAAACTTTGATATCCCTGATTTTAGCATATTTTGTAGATTGGATAGTATTAGAAAACTTAAGAAAAGGCTACCACGAGGTATTATTTGCTACGCGAAAACAACACTCAGTGATAAAATTCATGTACTTCGGTCCGATCAAATTGTTattgagtttgtttttttttttttaatttaatgacatTCATTACTTTTTGCTGTATAGAAATAATTCATTTCCACTTAcagaaattgtaaatatattggatcaaatttgtAATGATTTTGATATTGTAAAATTGGTAATTCTAGGTGATTTTAATGTTGATTTAAAATTGTGCAGTGGAAACGAATTATTGAATTCCAAATTAAATAGTCTCGGCTTAAATAATCTCCTTCAAGATAATCAGTCTACAACATATGGTGATTCTCAAATTGATTGGGCTCTCTCcaatattaatcaaaatctaATATCCGCGAATATTTATGAAACTGTATATAGTTATCACGATGccgtatgtataaatatatctcAGTCTAATTCTGCTTCACAACACCAATGCAGTtctaatttgtaaatatttcaatttgtacATAGTTtgttaattcataaataaattttcgagtTTACCAAAAATCATAGTAGAGttcgaattaaaaataactttcaccCATTTGATCggttaaatgactttttttaaagcattGCACTCATTGAAGTTtctattgttgtaattacgcattaatagttatttatttattattatatttactattattcatttaaatttatattaagatCAACTAACTTCAGGTCAGTAGTTTTATATATGTCAAGAATGTAAGATGGCTGTTTTTGACTTgtgttaattaaattagaatcaaatatataattttactatatatatatatatatatatatatatatatatatatatatatatatatatatatatatatatatacatatatatatatatatatatatatatatatatatcccaAAAACACTCTGCAAAAGGTTATGGGCCCAGTGTACCCATTTTGAGATATAAGTTTGGTGTTTTGATAGTAAAGTTGGATTTTGATGTTTTGAGGTTACGCCACATTTTttcattgagaaaaattttgttagttatGGCAACCACAAGTTTTGGAAACGTTGCCTACGGGATTAAGCCATTCGATGGAACAAATTTCACCAATTGGTGTTTCCGAATGAAGTTACTTTTGGAACAGAATGGAGTACTTGACGTACTATCAAAGGAACCTCCAACAGCGGCTGCCGAGCTGATGGTTTTCAATGTAGATGATGTTAAGGCTCGTAACATTATAGTTCAAGGACTTGCCGACAACATTTTACCTAcaataaaggataaaaaaacAGCCAAGCTGATTATGGAAGCTCTCGAGGCTACGTACGAGAAGCGTGGTATGAAGTCGCTCGTAAATGCACAAAAGGTATGGAGGAAGCTAGAATACAGAAATAATCGACCGCTTAAAGAATTTTTCCATGAGTTTGAAACATTGGCATCAGAAGTAAAAATTGCTGGAGGGAAACTAGAAGAAGAAGAAGTCGTTAGTCAACTTTTAGTCGCAATGCCATCTGACTATGATGCAGTGGTGTCAGCAATGGATATTTTGTTCAACAAAGATAAATCTTCCGTCAGTTTGGAGTACGTAAAGAATACCCTTTTGGCCGAGTACGAGAGATCTAAGAAGAAAGGGGACCTGTCCCAAAATGTATTTGCTGCTTATAAAAATCAAGGTAAATGGTCTAAGTTTACTTCCAATTCTAGAAATTACAAGCCAAAAAATAGTGAACCATCCAAGTAGTTATACTATGAGAGTTCTACGATCAAAGCCCATGTTAAATCCCATAAGAGAAATCGGAGTTGGTATAAAAAAGTGGTAtaggaaaaatatatgtaaaatatgagTGAGAGAAGTGTGTGGAGTGTAGATTTACCTTGTGGTTCAGTAGGTAGACTAGAGCCCTTTCAAATTATGACTTTTGGTATGTTTAacaggaaataaatttttgaaagataaGAAGTAATTCTTAAGCGAAGTAAAATTTGAGTGAGACAAGTGTGTAGATTACCTTGTGGTTCAGTTGTGAGGTAGACTAGAGCCGTTTGAAATTATGACTTTTGGTATGGTTAacaggaaataaatttttgtaagataAGAAATAATTAGTGCTTAAGGGAAGTTGAATGTAATaagaaattagttttaaaaacatttacatttagaaaattattataggaAGCATATTAAGAGGAAATAGCTgtggttattaattttttaagtaatacaaaatttgtGGTTAATTAGTCGCCTGCGGTTTTAATGAAATCCTTTGTGGTTTGTGGTTAACGGAAGTTGATAAAACGTCACAAAAATCATTGGAGGGATATGTAAGAAAACTAgtattaaattgattattttaagaaaaaaaattttttcattatatttcgaATCATTGAAGCAAACTGTTgttatttcgtttaaaaataaaatacttgaaaaaaaaaatgtctgcaATATTAAATGAATGTAATGAGTTGAAACCATTTGCTAAATTTAGCGATTTAGAAgtgaataaaaagtatttagtgCAGTTTATTCAATCATATAAAACCAAATTTGGTAGTAGATGGACGTTAGAATTGGAAGATTCATTGGTTATTTTACCAAAtcgttatcaaaaattgaagaagtcgaaaaaattttggaaacaaaACCACTTTATTTAATTGTGAAGGGAGAAAATGAGTATGGTTCATTTGATCTCGAGTTTGTATAACAACAACCATATTTGAATacaattacaagaaaaaaatgaatgtggATCATTTGGTAATGGATGTCAACaacatcaacaacaaaaaatgataatggaacgtaaatattttttaaatccatcAAGATCAATAGGCGTTGGTATTGATCCATCTTCTATGGTAGAGAAGATTAGATTTTCATCGAGAAAGTACTCAATATTTATGGATGTAAAACAGTGGTATTTGTTTTTGGAATTGCAATCATATATAATGGTGTATTTACATTCGCCTACATCAATGGGTGAAGAAGAAAATGTAAGTTTCGATGTAAATGGTCTAACCATAAcactttgtttaataaaaaagcaaaaagttatgataattaataaaaaaatagtttattctcattcaacaattgttaaaatatttaaaataagtggTATGTTATCTCACATTTTTGATCAATTAATTCAAGTagacataaaacaaataattaaaaaaattaatgtatacaCATATCGAATGATAAACAAACATCCTACCGCCTATTTTGAACTTGAGTATACACTTGAAATGATTGGTCAATCTTGGGGAAAATTAGCTTTTATAATCTTAAaagaaatatcatatttttatcctaataaattgttattataattttttatgtaattgtattctttcatataataaacgaaaaaaaaaaaaaaaaaagatttgttttaattaagaaaataattttcctacAAATAAACTTACatcagcaaaaataaaaaaagatcaaaaGGTTACACACGCGCAAGAAAATTTTGCAAAGTTTGCAattcaaaaagttcaaatacGTAAGtatagatcaatattttcagagtatttaaacaacgaaaattggaattttatatCTAGTATAGTATAATTATGgcgaattttacttttataaattactattataaaattactctgccattgttttacattttcttaaagAATAGTAACGTCAGTGTAGTGAATGCATTGTTAGATAGTGTATATCCCGTTCAACACAATATTCAAAACTCGGAAATACAGGCGATTACAAATCATGGAtcaattcaaaaagtttataacaatttttataattcgaaAAACGAAACCGACCTAATAAGTGTATCGGACGCATTTGAGAAAAATTCgagagatttttttaatagtaattttacaAGAAACGAGAATCAAATGgatacgttaaaaaaattaatggaagtGTTGAAACCCAATGAACGTTTGGATGACATCACATATGACCATCTAAAGGGTGAACGTAAAAGGCGAAGTATTAACGAACGGTTTAATATTCAGCAACATGTACaaaatgttgtaaatattaacacaaaaattttacatattataaatatggaaattctcgatttttttggtatcaactacattgaaaatataaaatatttttatattaatttcgtCGATGGTTCAATATTTCTACATGATGTAAGGTATTATGGAtctactgaaaatatttttgttgggaAATTAAAAAGTAACACTTTACAGTTAGTCCAGCGTCTGAAAGTTTTAATGAATAAGGAATTggattatttggaaaaattcaaaatagttaaaaataaaaaataaacaaacaaaaaatttctagttttcttttaaaatccgcaaattttttttcagtgtgtgGAAGAGTTGGGAAAGgaaataagtgaaaaaaaagttattttagtataatttatttattttataatctttttacATCATTCTTAAGTGGATTATATTCAACAATACGATCATGTAAAATTAGACAATATGCACTAGTATTAGGCTTAATATTAGATTTacatttgaattcaattttaagatcCACCGGTCCCGTCTTTATTTCATCCATTTGGTGTGAACAATTTATGAGGGCAATGGGAGCTATTTCTTTGAATTGTTGTGGTGATAAGAGTGGTTGACtgttagttttataatatgattcttgaaattttgaatacatttcGTATAGTAAAGCATatcgattattttgaaaatctatattGAGATCACTATATGGATACACATCCgagtttaaaaacacttttatatCAGTCAAATTGGCATGATCAAAACGACTCGCATCCTTCTCCTTCAGGTTTCGTCGATTAGTTTGTAGAGCAAAGATAACAAATCTCCCCTTTTCCAAACGTGTCGATGATTTTACAGCCCAGACTTGGTGTGTTGTAGTTGGGAGAACTTTATATTCATACATATCCCAACTACGAAAGCTCATCTTAATTGATTGATTGctattgataaatttatataataatagtttctGCTCATCATGAAGTTGAACATGTGGAACGTGCCATTGTAGttttgtaatttcaaatttcatatcaTCAGTTGGCGATATAATTGCATTTAAATCATTTCGTGCTcgattcaaaattaattcatgcTTAAcatttggaataattttcatataatcttCTGCGAAGCCAAGAATTCTCTTTAATGGCatgcaaatattaatattaccatcggagaaatcaatattattttcaggACACCAACCAGCATTTAATAGCATTTTACTTTCATTATCATTAAgtgagatataattttttaatgttaaagtgTGTCCAACGTTGCGAACACGATCAATTTCAATACCATTTATTTCATAGCGtatttcttcaaataaataagctGGATAATTGTTTACCAATTTGGCGGTGGTTGATAGTGTATTATCGCTAGCTTTTTTCACGGTCCCCTCAATATAGAGGAAACTTtcgcaaattaaaatatttaaattttgattttgaatacaaattcgTATTTCATCATTGTTGTCAAACGTCGATAAAAATGGTGAATAGCTATGGtactcaatttttgtaatactttCATCAAAGTGAACACCATCGGATATATTAAGCATTTCA
The Chrysoperla carnea chromosome 4, inChrCarn1.1, whole genome shotgun sequence genome window above contains:
- the LOC123298950 gene encoding uncharacterized protein LOC123298950, translating into MDSAEMLNISDGVHFDESITKIEYHSYSPFLSTFDNNDEIRICIQNQNLNILICESFLYIEGTVKKASDNTLSTTAKLVNNYPAYLFEEIRYEINGIEIDRVRNVGHTLTLKNYISLNDNESKMLLNAGWCPENNIDFSDGNINICMPLKRILGFAEDYMKIIPNVKHELILNRARNDLNAIISPTDDMKFEITKLQWHVPHVQLHDEQKLLLYKFINSNQSIKMSFRSWDMYEYKVLPTTTHQVWAVKSSTRLEKGRFVIFALQTNRRNLKEKDASRFDHANLTDIKVFLNSDVYPYSDLNIDFQNNRYALLYEMYSKFQESYYKTNSQPLLSPQQFKEIAPIALINCSHQMDEIKTGPVDLKIEFKCKSNIKPNTSAYCLILHDRIVEYNPLKNDVKRL